One window of Scheffersomyces stipitis CBS 6054 chromosome 1, whole genome shotgun sequence genomic DNA carries:
- a CDS encoding predicted protein, with protein sequence MASTSVTSETKQTFKTTTTTTFDEIFNKLPNSLPRRVTQDTKRSLLPLDKKLLTELSSFHSIVPAQFTMDDIPVQAFERQINRANYLSEDSIVDRYGIPRREIGKGCFGTAYKLMRLSDLHPFTVKYVSFTSTPLLTKSMVLREFYYTRRLSSKYVARSLDLMISSSRPDEMMIVQDYAAGIDLFDAITKNLSKFRSIRYSERIVKQVIEAICHCHSEGIGHNDIKLENIRYSPMTDQIKLIDFGLSTRLAELATEENISYLMSSGTPGLLDHNCRKALPDCTMFFGDTTVKRMSMAKDMFALGLLAFSVISRGNSLWDNSDFEDRDYCTFFETRELTQMIHYIRDVEGDRQDRAIMFKPVLEKMVEPQDGRRLTFSNLVKSDWYTSIYELGDSKY encoded by the coding sequence ATGGCTTCTACTTCTGTTACTTCAGAGACCAAACAAACATTCAAGACTACAACTACGACTACCTTCGATGAaatattcaacaagttgcCAAATTCACTTCCGAGAAGAGTTACACAAGACACCAAGAGATCTCTCCTCCCTTTGGATAAAAAGCTTTTAACCGAACTTAGCTCATTTCATTCCATCGTTCCTGCTCAATTTACAATGGATGATATTCCTGTCCAAGCATTCGAAAGACAGATTAACAGGGCTAACTACTTATCTGAAGACTCCATTGTTGACAGATATGGAATACCGAGAAGAGAAATAGGAAAAGGTTGCTTTGGAACTGCCTACAAGCTTATGAGACTCTCAGACTTGCACCCTTTCACAGTGAAATATGTCTCGTTCACTTCGACTCCCTTGCTCACCAAGAGTATGGTACTTAGAGAATTCTACTATACGAGAAGATTGTCTAGCAAATATGTCGCCAGGTCTTTGGATTTGATGATTTCGAGTAGTCGCCCTGACGAAATGATGATTGTCCAAGACTATGCTGCAGGTATTGACTTGTTCGATGCTATCACCAaaaacttgtccaagttcaGGCTGATCAGATACAGCGAAAGAATTGTTAAGCAGGTTATTGAGGCAATCTGCCACTGCCATTCCGAAGGTATTGGACATAACGACATCAAGCTTGAAAATATCCGCTACAGCCCGATGACAGATCAAATTAAGCTTATTGATTTTGGTCTTTCAACCAGATTAGCAGAGCTCGCTACCGAAGAAAATATCAGTTACCTCATGTCTTCAGGAACTCCAGGTCTTTTGGATCATAATTGCAGAAAAGCACTCCCAGATTGCACCATGTTCTTCGGAGATACTACTGTGAAAAGGATGTCAATGGCAAAGGATATGTTTGCATTAGGTCTCTTAGCTTTCTCTGTGATATCCAGAGGCAACTCACTTTGGGACAATTCAGACTTTGAAGACCGTGATTACTGTACATTTTTCGAAACAAGAGAACTTACCCAAATGATACACTATATCAGGGACGTGGAAGGTGATAGACAAGACAGAGCAATTATGTTCAAGCCAGTATTGGAGAAAATGGTTGAACCTCAAGATGGTAGAAGATTGACCTTTAGTAACTTAGTAAAAAGTGATTGGTATACTTCCATTTACGAACTTGGTGATTCTAAATATTAG